In Ignavibacteriota bacterium, one genomic interval encodes:
- the recA gene encoding recombinase RecA — translation MAAEKEKDPRLKILEDTMFSIEKTYGKGAIMKLGDGVVNKIEAISTGSVSLDYALGIGGVPRGRIVEIYGPESSGKTTVCLHTIAEAQKNGGIAAFIDAEHALDITYAQKLGVDIKNLLLSQPDYGEQALEIVDTLVRSNALDIIVIDSVAALVPRSEIEGEMGDAQMGVQARLMSQALRKITGAVSRSKTCVIFTNQLRSKIGVMFGSPETTTGGNALKFYASVRLDIRRIAGLKNGEEVTGSRTKVKVVKSKIAPPFKQVEFDIMYDEGISKTGELIDLGVDHGIIKKGGAWFTFGEERFQGREQFRLQLKENSSLLASLEKEVKIKLGMIPQEQKEVVEEKSKK, via the coding sequence ATGGCAGCAGAAAAAGAGAAAGATCCAAGATTAAAAATACTGGAAGATACAATGTTCAGTATTGAAAAAACATACGGCAAAGGCGCCATTATGAAATTAGGTGATGGTGTTGTAAATAAAATAGAAGCAATTTCAACCGGCTCGGTAAGTTTAGATTATGCGTTGGGAATTGGCGGTGTTCCAAGGGGAAGAATTGTAGAAATTTATGGACCCGAATCATCTGGTAAAACTACCGTTTGTTTGCATACAATTGCGGAAGCGCAAAAAAATGGCGGAATTGCAGCTTTTATAGATGCGGAGCACGCATTGGACATTACTTATGCACAAAAATTGGGTGTTGATATAAAGAATCTGCTCCTATCGCAACCTGATTATGGGGAGCAAGCATTGGAAATAGTTGATACTCTTGTTAGGAGCAACGCTTTGGATATCATTGTAATTGATTCCGTAGCTGCGCTGGTTCCTCGTTCGGAAATTGAAGGAGAAATGGGTGATGCTCAAATGGGAGTTCAAGCAAGATTAATGTCCCAGGCGCTTCGTAAAATTACCGGTGCGGTAAGCAGATCTAAAACTTGCGTTATTTTTACTAACCAGCTAAGAAGCAAAATTGGAGTTATGTTCGGAAGTCCTGAAACTACTACGGGCGGTAATGCTCTAAAATTTTATGCTTCAGTTAGATTGGATATACGTAGAATTGCCGGACTAAAAAACGGTGAAGAAGTAACCGGAAGCAGAACAAAAGTGAAGGTAGTTAAAAGTAAAATTGCCCCTCCATTTAAGCAAGTTGAGTTTGATATAATGTACGATGAAGGTATAAGCAAAACCGGAGAATTAATTGATTTGGGTGTTGATCATGGAATTATTAAAAAAGGTGGAGCATGGTTTACATTTGGCGAAGAAAGATTCCAGGGAAGAGAGCAATTTAGATTACAGCTTAAAGAAAATTCCTCATTATTGGCAAGCTTGGAAAAAGAAGTTAAAATTAAATTAGGTATGATTCCTCAAGAACAAAAGGAAGTCGTTGAGGAAAAATCTAAAAAATAA
- the thpR gene encoding RNA 2',3'-cyclic phosphodiesterase, giving the protein MTNRLFFAYDLPLSAIDFIVNLRDEIYGIPNNVNWESSDKLHITSKFLGDVGDYLTELIIDRFENFNAESINCEFGEFNIFKKYNEPKILFAGIRSSELLTNIQIKIENEFGLLGFDREIRNFKPHITILRIKGMEDFNILDKFVNKKIDHSFKINTVSLIKSELKPSGSEYTILKSFKLN; this is encoded by the coding sequence ATGACCAATAGGCTCTTTTTTGCGTATGATTTGCCTTTATCTGCAATAGATTTTATTGTAAACTTAAGAGATGAAATTTACGGAATACCCAATAATGTTAATTGGGAAAGTAGTGACAAACTTCATATTACTTCAAAATTTTTAGGCGATGTAGGGGATTATTTAACCGAGTTGATAATTGACAGATTTGAAAATTTCAACGCAGAATCAATCAATTGTGAATTTGGTGAATTTAATATTTTTAAAAAATATAATGAACCGAAAATTCTTTTTGCAGGAATCAGAAGTAGCGAATTGTTAACTAATATTCAAATTAAAATAGAAAACGAATTTGGTTTGTTGGGCTTTGACAGAGAGATAAGGAATTTCAAACCGCACATTACAATTTTAAGAATAAAAGGAATGGAAGATTTTAATATTTTAGACAAGTTTGTAAATAAAAAAATTGATCATTCTTTTAAGATCAATACAGTCTCATTGATAAAAAGTGAATTAAAACCGTCTGGTTCAGAATATACAATTCTAAAAAGTTTTAAATTGAATTAA